One window from the genome of Diospyros lotus cultivar Yz01 chromosome 11, ASM1463336v1, whole genome shotgun sequence encodes:
- the LOC127812950 gene encoding uncharacterized protein LOC127812950: protein MDNCIYPIRPPEPKPETKPDQTEVDKAPKDPSMASSLSLANAAAIPAICRSSSSTSTGSFFFFTKRSRARRTKTQIRCIGWDPEGLLGPPQTGHIARREFKRRLDRDAEAREAFQRQIFEEKERRLALRQSRIAPDTPAEVIEYFLDTEAQEIEFEIARLRPRLDKEFFSHLQFELGQLRFAVSKTQDMEDRLIELEALQKALLEGTEAYDKMQAELVKARESLTKILTSKDVKSTLLDMVERNELNRSLLALLDENIANAHKGDQKQAAAFMEKVRGAMLKYMTA from the exons ATGGATAACTGCATATATCCAATCCGTCCACCAGAACCTAAGCCTGAGACGAAACCAGACCAGACAGAAGTCGATAAAGCCCCGAAGGACCCGTCCATGGCCTCCTCTCTCAGCCTCGCCAACGCCGCCGCCATCCCCGCCATTTGCCGCTCTTCCAGTAGTACCAGCACcggcagcttcttcttcttcaccaagCGAAGTCGAGCGAGGAGGACCAAAACCCAAATCCGCTGCATTGGATGG GACCCGGAAGGCTTGTTAGGGCCGCCCCAAACGGGCCATATCGCCAGGCGCGAGTTTAAGCGACGCCTCGACCGAGACGCCGAGGCCAGGGAGGCCTTCCAGCGCCAAATCTTCGAAGAGAAAGAGCGTCGCCTAGCACTTCGACAA TCTCGGATTGCTCCAGATACTCCTGCTGAGGTAATTGAGTACTTTCTCGATACAGAGGCTCAGGAGATTGAGTTTGAGATAGCCCGATTGAGGCCTAG aCTGGACAAGGAATTTTTCTCACACTTGCAGTTTGAACTAGGTCAACTTCGGTTTGCTGTCTCAAAAACTCAG GATATGGAAGACAgattgatagaacttgaagCACTGCAAAAGGCTTTACTGGAGGGAACAG AAGCTTATGATAAAATGCAAGCTGAGCTCGTAAAGGCAAGGGAAAGCCTAACCAAAATCTTGACGTCAAAGGATGTAAAATCAACT CTATTGGATATGGTTGAAAGGAATGAGCTGAATAGATCCTTACTGGCACTTCTTGACGAAAATATAGCAAATGCTCATAAGGGTGACCAG